A portion of the Achromobacter sp. MFA1 R4 genome contains these proteins:
- a CDS encoding DUF3182 family protein, whose translation MSHPQTQTSGTVAAYPRRAGASEHEIASQEALALRLAALLGRRFTPGFRPTRNRGEPPPYYVPDRSITSLARASKLGIARAADLFGGVTPHAFVATKTITHGLVDAQAKAPQGWVRSLGEALSEVVLSGFSAFTLDDAHRAGERLLRRGALRLKPADATAGRGQIVVRDARELQAALAGQDAASVRRLGLVLEEDLAQIETYSVGWVRVGRLEASYVGTQCLTPDNNGVPVYGGSTLMLARGGFDQLRALDLSGEQRQAVDLACRYDTAVSTAYPAFFASRRNYDVAIGRNAQGAPRAGVLEQSWRAGGASIAEIAGLQAFMLSPSLKHVAAFTRERYGPDEPEPTSQHHVYRGEDSAVGMITKSGGILEETHGRT comes from the coding sequence ATGAGTCATCCGCAAACCCAGACATCCGGCACGGTCGCCGCCTATCCGCGGCGCGCTGGCGCATCCGAACACGAAATCGCTTCCCAGGAAGCCCTGGCCTTGCGGCTGGCGGCGCTGCTGGGCCGGCGTTTCACGCCAGGCTTTCGGCCGACGCGCAACCGCGGCGAGCCCCCGCCCTATTACGTGCCGGACCGCAGCATCACCAGCCTGGCCCGCGCCAGCAAGCTGGGCATCGCGCGCGCCGCCGACCTGTTCGGCGGCGTGACCCCGCACGCCTTCGTGGCCACGAAGACCATCACCCATGGCCTGGTGGACGCCCAGGCCAAGGCGCCGCAGGGGTGGGTCCGCAGCCTGGGCGAGGCGCTGAGCGAGGTTGTTCTGTCCGGATTCAGCGCCTTTACGCTGGACGACGCCCATCGGGCCGGCGAACGGCTGCTCAGGCGCGGAGCGTTGCGCCTGAAGCCCGCCGACGCCACCGCGGGCCGCGGCCAGATCGTCGTGCGCGACGCGCGCGAACTGCAGGCCGCGCTGGCCGGTCAGGACGCCGCGTCGGTGCGCCGGCTGGGCCTGGTGCTGGAGGAAGACCTGGCGCAGATCGAAACCTACAGCGTCGGCTGGGTGCGCGTGGGCAGGCTGGAGGCGTCCTATGTGGGCACGCAGTGCCTCACCCCGGACAACAACGGCGTGCCCGTCTATGGCGGTTCGACGCTGATGCTCGCCCGCGGCGGTTTTGACCAGTTGCGGGCGTTGGACCTGTCCGGCGAGCAACGGCAAGCCGTGGACCTGGCCTGCCGCTACGACACGGCGGTGTCCACCGCCTATCCGGCATTTTTCGCGTCGCGCCGCAATTACGACGTCGCCATCGGCCGCAATGCCCAGGGCGCGCCCCGCGCGGGCGTGCTCGAACAATCCTGGCGCGCGGGCGGCGCCAGCATCGCCGAGATCGCCGGGCTGCAGGCCTTCATGCTGTCGCCATCGCTCAAGCATGTCGCGGCGTTCACGCGGGAACGCTACGGGCCAGACGAGCCCGAGCCGACCTCGCAGCACCATGTGTATCGCGGCGAAGATTCCGCCGTCGGTATGATCACCAAATCGGGGGGCATCCTGGAGGAAACCCATGGCCGCACTTAG
- a CDS encoding S9 family peptidase, producing MAALSDPIDIEVADQRLAGTFLTPESKVPGVLFIHGWGGDQKFDLARAKGIAALGCVCLTFDLRGHAATQAQQMQVSRDDNLRDVMAAYDRLASHPSLDSGSVAVVGSSYGGYLAAILSGLRRVRWLALHVPALYRDDEWMLPKNQLNRETLRAYRNTHVEPESNRALASCATFTGDVLIVEAEHDIYIPHSTIMSYRSAFRRSHSLTHRILDGADHALSDKASQQAYTSILVNWVTEMVMGARVGRPRPVP from the coding sequence ATGGCCGCACTTAGCGACCCGATCGACATCGAAGTGGCGGACCAGCGCCTGGCCGGCACGTTTCTCACGCCCGAAAGCAAGGTGCCCGGCGTGCTGTTCATACACGGCTGGGGCGGCGACCAGAAATTCGACCTGGCGCGGGCCAAGGGCATCGCGGCGCTGGGCTGCGTGTGCCTGACGTTTGACCTGCGCGGCCACGCCGCCACGCAGGCCCAGCAGATGCAGGTCTCGCGCGACGACAACCTGCGCGACGTCATGGCCGCCTACGACCGGCTGGCGTCCCACCCGTCGCTCGACAGCGGCTCGGTGGCGGTGGTGGGCAGCAGCTACGGCGGTTACCTGGCCGCCATCCTGAGCGGGCTGCGCCGCGTGCGCTGGCTGGCGCTGCACGTGCCCGCGCTGTATCGCGACGATGAATGGATGCTGCCCAAGAACCAGCTCAACCGCGAGACGCTGCGCGCCTATCGCAATACCCACGTCGAACCCGAAAGCAACCGCGCGCTGGCGTCCTGCGCCACGTTCACGGGCGACGTGCTCATCGTGGAGGCCGAGCATGACATCTACATTCCGCACTCCACGATCATGAGCTATCGGTCGGCGTTCCGGCGCTCGCATTCGCTGACCCACCGCATCCTGGACGGCGCGGACCATGCCTTGAGCGACAAGGCTTCGCAGCAGGCCTACACGTCGATCCTGGTGAACTGGGTGACCGAGATGGTCATGGGTGCGCGCGTCGGGCGGCCCCGGCCGGTGCCCTGA
- a CDS encoding DUF748 domain-containing protein — MSSNAAAARGRSRWGTALAILLLIAAVLGVLALAATRVVEQRIASILGPRGQVGNVQVGLRQVVLTDVAVTGASGQPGARARRVELEPEWTAFLRREAVFKSIVVEGFDFAVVRSPDGVMQIAPALQAALRAGDGGAGRSRRDGPVHVDELILRDGRLEYLDGAVSKPPHRIPFTAVQARLQPLVIPGDGSASDMAFSGTVQDNRNGEATVRAQGKVVVGGADADMTVAARNMDIRYAAPYLAENGAGSLSGGSMDLDMKTSIVERELKASGTVALHNLKFSGDGSLFSLPRKAVLAALKDKSGTVRFEFALSGRLDNPKFSVTRGFSAQVAQGFGHAIGVGAEGAAEGVAGAVKELGNALSDLLSPEKSTPEKSTPEKKQ, encoded by the coding sequence ATGAGTTCGAATGCAGCCGCCGCGCGCGGCCGGTCGCGCTGGGGCACGGCCCTGGCCATCCTGCTCCTGATCGCCGCGGTGCTCGGCGTCCTGGCGCTGGCCGCGACCCGCGTGGTCGAGCAGCGCATCGCCAGCATCCTCGGGCCGCGCGGCCAGGTCGGCAATGTGCAGGTCGGGCTGCGGCAGGTCGTGCTGACCGATGTCGCCGTGACTGGCGCTTCCGGCCAGCCGGGCGCGCGCGCGCGCCGCGTCGAGCTCGAGCCGGAATGGACGGCCTTCCTGCGGCGCGAGGCCGTGTTCAAAAGCATCGTCGTCGAAGGCTTCGACTTTGCCGTCGTGCGCAGTCCGGATGGCGTCATGCAGATCGCGCCGGCGTTGCAGGCCGCGCTTCGGGCGGGCGATGGCGGCGCAGGCAGGTCGCGGCGCGATGGTCCCGTCCACGTCGATGAATTGATCCTGCGCGACGGGCGCCTGGAATACCTGGACGGTGCGGTGTCAAAGCCCCCGCACCGTATTCCCTTCACTGCGGTGCAGGCGCGCCTGCAGCCGCTGGTGATTCCGGGCGACGGGTCGGCCAGCGACATGGCATTCAGCGGCACCGTCCAGGACAACCGCAACGGCGAGGCGACCGTGCGCGCGCAGGGCAAGGTCGTCGTGGGCGGCGCGGACGCCGACATGACCGTGGCGGCGCGCAATATGGATATCCGCTACGCCGCGCCGTACCTGGCCGAGAATGGCGCCGGATCGCTGTCGGGCGGCTCGATGGACCTGGACATGAAGACCTCCATCGTCGAGCGCGAGTTGAAGGCGTCGGGCACGGTCGCGCTGCACAACCTGAAATTCAGCGGGGACGGCAGCCTCTTCAGCCTGCCGCGCAAGGCGGTGTTGGCGGCGCTCAAGGACAAGAGCGGCACGGTGCGCTTCGAATTCGCGCTGTCCGGCCGGCTGGACAATCCAAAGTTCTCCGTCACGCGCGGCTTCTCGGCCCAGGTCGCGCAAGGCTTCGGCCATGCCATCGGCGTGGGCGCGGAGGGCGCCGCCGAAGGCGTCGCGGGTGCGGTGAAAGAGCTGGGCAACGCGCTATCGGACCTGTTGTCGCCCGAGAAGTCGACGCCAGAGAAGTCGACGCCAGAGAAAAAGCAGTGA
- a CDS encoding PIG-L family deacetylase, translating into MLREGRLVAVSPHFNDAAASCAGLLAARPDSTVLTVYSGMPLLAGHVSDADRSRGFTSGRQAVQARHALSDRALSLLGVRGAQMDLLDGQYLVSGEEGRLTGALAAALSALRPRVILMPLGLGRAAHVRVSDACLTIRALFQRVEWITYEEVADGEPGVVQERLASLLRRHILASPIDVAAQVDMARARDRARAARNCLAGNIDEAALPAAAAQGAPHPERYWRLSWRRDQIA; encoded by the coding sequence ATGCTCCGCGAAGGCAGACTGGTTGCGGTATCCCCTCATTTCAACGACGCCGCGGCCAGTTGCGCGGGCCTGCTCGCGGCACGCCCCGACAGCACCGTGCTCACGGTGTATTCGGGCATGCCGTTGCTGGCCGGGCATGTGAGCGATGCGGACCGCAGCCGCGGGTTCACGAGCGGCCGCCAGGCCGTGCAGGCCCGCCATGCGCTCAGCGATCGGGCCTTGTCCCTGCTGGGCGTGCGCGGTGCGCAGATGGATCTGCTGGACGGGCAGTACCTGGTCAGCGGGGAAGAGGGGCGGCTGACGGGCGCCCTGGCCGCGGCCCTTTCCGCGCTGCGGCCGCGCGTCATCCTGATGCCGCTGGGGCTGGGCCGCGCGGCCCATGTGCGCGTATCCGATGCCTGCCTGACCATCCGCGCGCTGTTCCAGCGCGTCGAGTGGATCACTTATGAAGAGGTGGCTGACGGCGAACCCGGTGTCGTCCAGGAACGGCTGGCCTCGTTGCTGCGGCGGCATATCCTGGCATCGCCGATCGACGTCGCGGCGCAGGTCGACATGGCCCGCGCGCGAGATCGCGCGCGGGCGGCAAGGAACTGCCTGGCGGGCAACATCGACGAGGCGGCATTGCCGGCGGCCGCGGCGCAAGGGGCGCCCCATCCCGAGCGCTACTGGCGCCTGTCGTGGCGGAGAGACCAGATTGCATGA
- a CDS encoding PRC-barrel domain-containing protein produces the protein MNQTMNPTTAGAGQAQGETRIVGGPKRDPSGPGPQIMAAGTLEGNDVYNPAGESLGSIQDIMLDVPHGRIAYAVLSRGGVLGIGDKLYAIPWSALTLDTDRKCFVLNVAKEVLKNAEGFDKDNWPSMADETWARGIHQYYNQPPYW, from the coding sequence ATGAACCAGACGATGAACCCGACAACGGCCGGCGCCGGTCAGGCGCAGGGCGAGACCCGGATCGTGGGCGGACCGAAGCGCGATCCGAGCGGCCCGGGCCCGCAGATCATGGCGGCCGGCACGCTGGAAGGCAATGACGTCTACAACCCCGCCGGCGAGTCGCTGGGCAGCATCCAGGACATCATGCTGGACGTGCCGCACGGGCGCATCGCCTACGCGGTGCTGTCGCGCGGCGGCGTCCTGGGTATCGGCGACAAGCTCTACGCCATTCCGTGGAGCGCGCTGACGCTGGATACCGACCGCAAGTGCTTCGTGCTGAATGTGGCCAAGGAGGTGCTCAAGAATGCCGAGGGCTTTGACAAGGACAATTGGCCGAGCATGGCCGATGAGACCTGGGCGCGCGGCATCCATCAGTATTACAACCAGCCCCCCTACTGGTAG
- a CDS encoding YqjD family protein, giving the protein MNKRDRLRDMFDSSDTSSRTMRDLISGTEDLLRSTASYSGTEIEAARDKLKQQLDAARDHARGWERAAWNRAREVSHATDEYVHENAWKSIAGAALIGVLAGICMMSDHGRRR; this is encoded by the coding sequence ATGAACAAGCGAGATAGGCTGCGCGACATGTTTGACTCGTCGGACACGTCCTCACGGACGATGCGCGATCTGATATCGGGCACCGAGGATCTGCTGCGCAGCACCGCCAGCTACAGCGGCACGGAAATCGAGGCCGCGCGCGACAAGCTCAAGCAGCAGCTCGACGCGGCGCGCGACCATGCCCGCGGCTGGGAGCGCGCCGCCTGGAACCGTGCGCGCGAGGTGTCGCACGCCACGGACGAGTACGTCCATGAAAACGCGTGGAAAAGCATTGCCGGCGCGGCGCTGATCGGCGTGCTCGCGGGCATCTGCATGATGTCCGACCACGGCAGGCGTCGTTGA
- the glgA gene encoding glycogen synthase GlgA produces MAKTRTLIAAGEAFPLAKTGGLGDAITGMARALVEARMPLTVLLPAYRGVRAKLNRVRTVATLQDLPGGPAVLLEGKCPQSGLDYLILENDALYDRGGLYADENGREHPDNGLRYAALSHAAVRVAAGLPGLVRPTLVHAHDWHAGLVPLLLRAANLPDVKSVVTIHNLAFQGLFPMSCADEFGVPEWARNDDGVQAWGQINFLKAGIRYADRVTTVSHTYAREIMTPAFGCGLDALLRSRADDLLPIPNGIDDVLWNPARDPYLRSHRYSVRDMTNKIHCKAALQREFGLRPDPGATVLGMGNRLTEQKMADVAVHALPEALDRHPGLQIVILGQGDHRLEEALKDIARRYPGRCGVHIGYDEGIAHRLHAGSDILLHASRFEPFGLTPLYAMRYGTLPIGSRVGGMADTIQDPGARAPLSAMASANGLLFEGDTPEAMSAAIERALDLRAHGILWRLMQRNAMNADFGWRSAVSLYASLYRSLVEPEYRDAAPAPAVQPASVSAVNRRPQRTSGAMPAAI; encoded by the coding sequence ATGGCAAAGACAAGAACCCTGATCGCGGCGGGAGAAGCCTTCCCCCTGGCCAAAACAGGCGGCCTGGGAGATGCCATTACCGGCATGGCGCGCGCACTGGTAGAAGCGCGGATGCCCCTGACCGTGCTGTTGCCGGCCTATCGGGGCGTGCGGGCCAAACTCAATCGAGTGCGTACCGTGGCGACCCTGCAGGACCTGCCGGGCGGGCCCGCCGTGCTTCTGGAGGGCAAGTGCCCGCAATCGGGGCTGGATTACCTGATCCTGGAAAACGACGCCCTGTATGACCGCGGCGGCCTGTATGCCGACGAGAACGGGCGCGAACACCCGGACAATGGCCTGCGCTACGCCGCGCTGTCGCACGCCGCGGTGCGCGTGGCCGCGGGCCTGCCCGGCCTGGTGCGCCCCACCCTGGTGCATGCGCACGACTGGCACGCCGGCCTGGTGCCGCTGCTGCTGCGCGCGGCCAACCTGCCCGACGTGAAGAGCGTGGTGACGATCCACAATCTGGCGTTCCAGGGCCTTTTCCCGATGTCGTGCGCGGATGAGTTCGGCGTGCCCGAGTGGGCGCGCAACGACGATGGCGTCCAGGCCTGGGGCCAGATCAATTTCCTGAAGGCCGGCATCCGCTATGCCGACCGCGTCACGACGGTCAGCCACACCTACGCCCGCGAAATCATGACCCCCGCCTTCGGCTGCGGCCTGGACGCGCTGCTGCGCAGCCGCGCCGACGACCTGCTGCCGATTCCCAACGGCATCGACGACGTGCTGTGGAACCCCGCGCGCGACCCGTACCTGCGCAGCCACCGCTATTCGGTGCGCGACATGACGAACAAGATCCACTGCAAGGCGGCGTTGCAGCGCGAATTCGGCCTGCGGCCAGACCCGGGCGCCACCGTGCTGGGCATGGGCAACCGGCTGACCGAGCAGAAGATGGCCGACGTGGCGGTGCATGCGCTGCCCGAAGCGCTGGATCGGCACCCCGGATTGCAGATCGTCATCCTGGGCCAGGGCGACCACCGCCTGGAGGAAGCGCTGAAGGACATCGCGCGCCGCTACCCCGGCCGCTGCGGCGTCCACATCGGCTACGACGAAGGCATCGCGCATCGCCTGCACGCCGGGTCGGACATCCTGCTGCACGCCAGCCGCTTCGAGCCCTTCGGCCTGACGCCGCTCTACGCCATGCGCTACGGCACCTTGCCGATCGGATCGCGCGTGGGCGGGATGGCAGACACCATCCAGGACCCGGGCGCGCGCGCGCCGCTGTCCGCCATGGCATCGGCCAACGGCCTGCTGTTCGAAGGCGATACGCCCGAGGCCATGAGCGCCGCCATTGAACGCGCGCTCGACCTGCGCGCGCACGGCATCCTCTGGCGGCTGATGCAGCGCAATGCGATGAACGCCGACTTCGGCTGGCGTTCGGCCGTGAGCCTCTACGCCAGCCTCTACCGCTCGCTGGTGGAGCCGGAATACCGCGACGCGGCGCCCGCGCCGGCCGTGCAACCGGCCAGCGTCTCCGCGGTCAACCGCCGCCCGCAGCGCACGAGTGGCGCCATGCCAGCCGCCATCTGA
- a CDS encoding alpha-1,4-glucan--maltose-1-phosphate maltosyltransferase produces the protein MPHPTVPAPSRAPTRIYHARQGLDGAHAAIQALCKRLAQRGFNAVLLPAPWLTGTEPGTQAAPLPGPRAAQDADKTRVDSDETPITQWFTQVSAQLAEHGLALYVDVVLDRSARDAVETTAAPGWYRSLHEEPARDPRVSVEERGVMHLPDGPLPPGFLASWTERLLAWTASGVKGLVFQAPHRLPAPAWRELGAALRAQHPDVRLLAWTPGLPAESLASLRDAAFDAAFSSLPWWDFKSSWLAEEDARLRAIGEVVAAPPHAGALRPSEDGRRALWSAAVTGDGLMLSDEDERRLPDVEAANRWFADSRLRGPLRMLGGRDGSCTALLRDAGDGATLALAINPSDTGEAAMDWDALAPLLPPADVVPFTPPAGLQAQARALEAGECAMLSFQSTEPVREAVRHHRTRADDLATQRIALENISPAVDGGVYPVKSIPHARIVVQADIFMDGHDQLAAEVRWRAKDEARWHSVPMTRGMNDRWEADFRPRRVGAHEFVVAAWFDAWRTFCHDIEVKHQAGRDLSLEIHEGLALLRDAQARAQAGTPPGADAGPVHDALAAFAHADLAHPEPPTPEQVALLLDPALARAMRELDDRPFEAVTAIAYPVWVDRSQAVHSAWYELFPRSQAAEPGRHGTFADVIARLPDVREMGFDVLYLPPIHPIGLRNRKGRNNSLRAEPGDVGSPYAIGAQSGGHDAIEPQLGTLADFLDLVEAAARHGMELALDFAIQCSPDHPWLAQHPDWFSWRPDGSLRYAENPPKKYEDIVNVAFYGGQNRRARKLGLWRALRDIVLFWVRHGVRIFRVDNPHTKPLPFWQWLIGEVHAQHPDVIFLSEAFTRPKMMYRLAKIGFTQSYTYFTWRNEKAELEEYLEEISSPPAADFFRPHFFVNTPDINPFFLQTSGRPGFLIRAALAALGSGLWGMYSGFELCEGAPLPGKEEYLDSEKYELRQRDWHAPGNIRAEITRLNQIRHANPALQTHRGLTLTTSGNDRVLAFYKSTPGHGNVVLAVISLDPFQTQPARVEAPFWLFGQADAGPLIAEDLLTEGRETWHEKHRAVTLTPDQPYRVWRLSLHG, from the coding sequence GTGCCCCATCCCACCGTCCCCGCGCCCTCCCGCGCACCCACACGCATCTACCACGCCCGCCAAGGCCTGGATGGCGCACACGCCGCCATCCAGGCCTTGTGCAAGCGGCTTGCGCAGCGCGGCTTCAACGCCGTCCTGCTGCCGGCGCCCTGGTTGACAGGGACGGAACCGGGAACGCAAGCCGCGCCCCTCCCTGGCCCCCGGGCCGCGCAGGACGCCGACAAGACACGGGTCGACAGCGACGAGACACCCATCACGCAATGGTTCACACAAGTGTCGGCGCAGTTGGCCGAACACGGCCTGGCCCTGTATGTGGACGTGGTCCTGGACCGCAGCGCGCGCGACGCCGTGGAAACCACCGCCGCGCCGGGCTGGTACCGCTCGCTACATGAGGAGCCGGCGCGCGATCCGCGCGTCAGCGTCGAAGAGCGCGGCGTCATGCATCTGCCCGACGGCCCGCTGCCCCCCGGTTTCCTGGCGTCCTGGACCGAACGGCTGCTTGCCTGGACCGCCAGCGGCGTCAAGGGCCTGGTCTTTCAGGCGCCCCACCGCCTGCCCGCGCCGGCCTGGCGCGAGCTGGGGGCCGCGCTGCGCGCGCAGCACCCCGACGTGCGCCTGCTGGCCTGGACGCCCGGCCTGCCGGCGGAAAGCCTGGCGAGCCTGCGCGACGCGGCGTTCGACGCCGCGTTCTCGTCCCTGCCGTGGTGGGACTTCAAGTCCTCCTGGCTGGCCGAGGAGGATGCACGCCTGCGCGCCATCGGCGAGGTGGTTGCCGCGCCGCCGCACGCGGGCGCCCTGCGGCCGTCGGAAGACGGCAGGCGCGCGCTGTGGAGCGCCGCCGTGACGGGCGACGGACTCATGCTGTCCGACGAGGACGAGCGCCGCCTGCCGGACGTGGAGGCCGCGAATCGCTGGTTCGCCGACTCGCGGTTGCGCGGTCCGCTGCGCATGCTGGGCGGACGCGACGGAAGCTGCACCGCGCTGCTGCGCGACGCGGGCGACGGCGCGACGCTCGCGCTCGCGATCAACCCGTCCGACACCGGCGAGGCCGCCATGGACTGGGATGCGCTGGCGCCGCTGCTGCCCCCCGCGGACGTCGTCCCCTTCACCCCGCCGGCGGGCTTGCAGGCGCAGGCCCGGGCGCTGGAAGCCGGCGAGTGCGCCATGCTGTCGTTCCAGTCCACCGAGCCGGTCCGCGAGGCCGTGCGCCACCACCGCACCCGCGCCGACGATCTGGCGACGCAACGCATCGCGCTGGAAAACATCAGCCCGGCGGTCGATGGCGGCGTTTACCCAGTCAAGAGCATTCCGCATGCGCGCATCGTGGTGCAGGCGGATATTTTCATGGACGGCCACGACCAGCTTGCGGCCGAAGTGCGCTGGCGCGCCAAGGACGAGGCGCGCTGGCACAGCGTGCCCATGACCCGCGGCATGAACGACCGCTGGGAGGCAGACTTCCGGCCCCGCCGCGTCGGCGCCCACGAGTTCGTCGTCGCGGCCTGGTTCGACGCCTGGCGCACGTTCTGCCACGACATCGAGGTCAAACACCAGGCGGGCCGCGACCTGAGCCTGGAGATACACGAAGGACTGGCGCTGCTGCGCGATGCGCAGGCGCGCGCGCAGGCCGGAACGCCGCCGGGCGCAGATGCCGGGCCGGTGCACGATGCGCTGGCCGCATTCGCGCACGCCGATCTGGCGCATCCTGAACCGCCCACCCCGGAACAGGTGGCGCTGCTGCTCGATCCGGCGCTGGCGCGGGCGATGCGCGAGCTGGACGACCGCCCTTTCGAAGCCGTGACCGCCATCGCCTACCCCGTCTGGGTGGACCGCAGCCAGGCCGTCCATTCGGCCTGGTACGAGCTCTTTCCCCGGTCGCAGGCCGCCGAGCCCGGCCGGCACGGCACGTTCGCCGACGTGATCGCCCGCCTGCCCGACGTGCGCGAGATGGGCTTTGACGTGCTGTACCTGCCGCCCATCCATCCGATCGGGCTGCGCAACCGCAAAGGCCGCAACAACAGCCTGCGCGCCGAGCCCGGCGACGTGGGCAGCCCCTACGCGATCGGGGCGCAGAGCGGCGGCCACGACGCCATCGAGCCGCAACTGGGCACCTTGGCCGATTTTCTCGACCTGGTCGAGGCGGCGGCGCGGCATGGCATGGAGCTGGCGCTGGACTTTGCCATCCAATGCTCGCCGGACCACCCCTGGCTGGCGCAGCATCCGGATTGGTTCTCGTGGCGGCCGGACGGGTCGCTGCGCTACGCCGAGAACCCGCCCAAAAAGTACGAGGACATCGTCAACGTCGCGTTCTATGGCGGCCAGAACCGCCGCGCGCGCAAGCTGGGCCTGTGGCGCGCGCTGCGCGACATCGTGCTTTTCTGGGTCAGGCATGGCGTGCGCATCTTCCGCGTCGACAACCCGCACACCAAGCCGCTGCCCTTCTGGCAGTGGCTGATCGGCGAAGTGCACGCGCAGCATCCGGACGTCATTTTCCTGTCCGAAGCCTTTACGCGCCCGAAGATGATGTACCGGCTGGCGAAGATCGGCTTCACGCAGTCGTACACGTACTTCACCTGGCGCAATGAAAAGGCCGAGCTGGAGGAGTACCTGGAGGAAATCTCGTCGCCGCCCGCGGCGGACTTCTTCCGTCCGCACTTTTTCGTGAATACGCCGGACATCAACCCGTTCTTCCTGCAGACCTCGGGGCGGCCGGGCTTTCTGATCCGCGCGGCCCTCGCGGCGCTGGGTTCGGGCCTGTGGGGCATGTACAGCGGCTTTGAACTGTGCGAAGGCGCGCCGCTGCCGGGCAAGGAAGAGTACCTGGACTCCGAGAAGTACGAGCTGCGCCAGCGCGACTGGCACGCGCCCGGCAACATCCGGGCCGAGATCACGCGCCTGAACCAGATTCGCCACGCCAATCCCGCGCTGCAGACCCATCGCGGGCTGACGCTCACCACCAGCGGCAACGACCGCGTGCTGGCGTTCTACAAGTCCACGCCGGGCCATGGGAATGTCGTGCTGGCGGTGATCAGCCTGGATCCGTTCCAGACGCAGCCGGCGCGCGTCGAGGCGCCCTTTTGGCTGTTCGGCCAGGCCGACGCCGGACCGCTGATCGCCGAAGACCTGCTCACCGAAGGCCGCGAGACCTGGCACGAGAAGCACCGCGCCGTCACGCTGACCCCCGACCAACCCTATCGCGTGTGGCGGCTTTCGCTGCATGGATGA